Proteins from a genomic interval of Streptomyces sp. NBC_00820:
- a CDS encoding phosphoglycerate kinase — MKTIDELLADGVNGKRVFVRADLNVPLADGTITDDGRIRAVLPTIKALADAGAKVVVASHLGRPKGAPDPAFSLLPAAERLGELLGAPVAFAQDTVGPAAHAAVDGLEPGQVAVIENLRFNPGETSKDETERGEFADRLAALADVYVGDGFGAVHRKHASVYDLPARLPHYAGYLIANEVGVLKKLTEDVERPYVVVLGGAKVSDKLAVIDKLLDKADRLLIGGGMAYTFLKAKGHEVGISLLQEDQIPAVKEYMERAEKNGVELVLPVDVLVSPDFPDLKTKAPSHPTLVDADKIPADEEGLDIGPKTRELYASKLADAKTVFWNGPMGVFEHPDYAEGTKAVAQALVDSDGFTVVGGGDSAAAVRTLGFDEKAFGHISTGGGASLEYLEGKTLPGLAALED; from the coding sequence ATGAAGACGATCGACGAACTTCTCGCCGACGGTGTCAACGGCAAGCGGGTATTCGTCCGCGCCGACCTCAACGTGCCCCTGGCCGACGGGACCATCACCGACGACGGCCGCATCCGCGCCGTGCTGCCCACCATCAAGGCCCTCGCGGACGCGGGCGCCAAGGTGGTCGTCGCCTCGCACCTGGGCCGCCCCAAGGGCGCCCCGGACCCGGCCTTCTCGCTGCTGCCCGCCGCCGAGCGGCTCGGTGAACTCCTCGGCGCCCCGGTCGCCTTCGCCCAGGACACCGTCGGACCCGCCGCCCACGCGGCCGTCGACGGCCTGGAGCCCGGCCAGGTCGCGGTCATCGAGAACCTGCGCTTCAACCCCGGCGAGACCTCCAAGGACGAGACCGAGCGCGGTGAGTTCGCCGACCGGCTGGCCGCTCTGGCCGATGTCTACGTCGGTGACGGCTTCGGTGCGGTGCATCGCAAGCACGCCTCGGTCTACGACCTCCCTGCCAGGCTGCCGCACTACGCCGGCTACCTGATCGCGAACGAGGTCGGCGTCCTGAAGAAGCTCACCGAGGACGTCGAGCGCCCCTACGTCGTCGTGCTCGGCGGCGCCAAGGTCTCCGACAAGCTCGCCGTGATCGACAAGCTTCTCGACAAGGCCGACCGCCTGCTGATCGGCGGCGGCATGGCCTACACCTTCCTCAAGGCCAAGGGCCACGAGGTCGGCATCTCCCTCCTCCAGGAGGACCAGATCCCGGCCGTCAAGGAGTACATGGAGCGCGCCGAGAAGAACGGCGTGGAGCTGGTGCTTCCCGTCGACGTCCTGGTCTCCCCGGACTTCCCGGACCTGAAGACCAAGGCGCCCTCCCACCCCACTCTGGTCGACGCGGACAAGATCCCCGCCGACGAGGAGGGCCTGGACATCGGCCCGAAGACCCGGGAGCTGTACGCCTCGAAGCTCGCCGACGCCAAGACCGTCTTCTGGAACGGTCCCATGGGCGTCTTCGAGCACCCCGACTACGCCGAGGGCACCAAGGCGGTCGCCCAGGCCCTCGTCGACTCGGATGGCTTCACCGTCGTGGGCGGCGGTGACTCCGCCGCGGCCGTGCGTACGCTCGGTTTCGACGAGAAGGCATTCGGCCACATCTCGACCGGTGGCGGCGCCTCCCTCGAATACCTCGAGGGCAAGACGCTCCCCGGTCTCGCCGCACTGGAGGACTGA
- the gap gene encoding type I glyceraldehyde-3-phosphate dehydrogenase, with amino-acid sequence MTIRVGINGFGRIGRNYFRALLEQGADIEVVAVNDLGDTATTAHLLKYDTILGRLKAEVTHTADTITVDGHTIKVLSERNPADIPWGELGVDIVIESTGIFTKREDAAKHLAGGAKKVLISAPAKDEDITIVMGVNQDKYDPATDHVISNASCTTNCVAPMAKVLDENFGIVSGLMTTVHAYTNDQRILDFPHKDLRRARAAAENIIPTTTGAAKATALVLPQLKGKLDGIAMRVPVPTGSATDLVVELQREVTKDEVNAAFKKASEDGALKGFLAYTEDEIVSSDIVGDPASCTFDSSLTMVQDGNTVKILGWYDNEWGYSNRLVDLTVFVGNQL; translated from the coding sequence GTGACGATCCGCGTAGGCATCAACGGCTTCGGCCGTATCGGGCGTAACTACTTCCGCGCACTGCTGGAGCAGGGTGCCGACATCGAGGTTGTGGCCGTCAACGACCTGGGTGACACCGCGACCACGGCGCACCTGCTCAAGTACGACACGATCCTGGGTCGTCTCAAGGCCGAGGTCACGCACACCGCCGACACGATCACGGTCGACGGTCACACCATCAAGGTGCTCTCCGAGCGCAACCCCGCGGACATCCCGTGGGGCGAGCTGGGCGTCGACATCGTCATCGAGTCGACCGGCATCTTCACCAAGCGTGAGGACGCCGCCAAGCACCTGGCCGGCGGCGCCAAGAAGGTCCTCATCTCGGCTCCGGCCAAGGACGAGGACATCACCATCGTCATGGGCGTCAACCAGGACAAGTACGACCCGGCGACGGACCACGTCATCTCCAACGCCTCCTGCACCACCAACTGTGTGGCGCCGATGGCGAAGGTCCTGGACGAGAACTTCGGCATCGTCAGCGGTCTGATGACCACGGTGCACGCGTACACCAACGACCAGCGCATCCTTGACTTCCCGCACAAGGACCTGCGTCGCGCCCGTGCCGCCGCCGAGAACATCATCCCGACGACCACCGGTGCCGCCAAGGCCACCGCCCTGGTCCTGCCGCAGCTCAAGGGCAAGCTGGACGGCATCGCCATGCGCGTCCCGGTCCCGACCGGCTCGGCCACCGACCTGGTCGTGGAGCTCCAGCGCGAGGTCACCAAGGACGAGGTCAACGCCGCGTTCAAGAAGGCCTCCGAGGACGGCGCCCTCAAGGGCTTCCTCGCCTACACCGAGGACGAGATCGTCTCCTCGGACATCGTCGGCGACCCGGCTTCCTGCACCTTCGACTCGTCCCTGACCATGGTCCAGGACGGCAACACGGTGAAGATCCTGGGCTGGTACGACAACGAGTGGGGCTACTCCAACCGCCTCGTGGACCTCACGGTCTTCGTCGGCAACCAGCTCTGA
- a CDS encoding M14 family metallopeptidase: MRHRARSVLGVAALLVGAASLTPVAQAQNGGSTGATSGDGSEVKVYRAEVTREQVPLLLKAGQDAHELGDQVAGKGKTAVEVYLTGEQAGKLRKQGVGLTEHSLSAKAETRVEDAAQGVFRPYSGGGGLKEEILRTAQANPGLAKVESIGKTVGGQDILALKLTRNAKTSRDGSKPSVLYVSNQHAREWITPEMTRRLMHYYLDHYKTDRRVKKIVDSTELWFVLSANPDGYDYTFRDSDTRLWRKNLRDVNGDGVISTGDGVDLNRNFPYKWGYDDEGSSPNPTSETYRGASPESEPETKALDAFEKRVGFTYGINYHSAAELLLYGVGWQVATPTPDDVLYKALAGTPDNPAIPGYHSQVSSELYTTNGEADGHAGNVDGMAMFTPEMSTCQTASDIDPDDAWKAADCQSVFNFPDDEKLIQQEFQKNVPFALSVAETAAHPDRPASAVGLSAADFTPAAFSTSYSRGADQEVSVVARKAVRDKELKYRVNGGRTLDQALKAWKGGETYGGADHLYFDEYRAKVQDGVPGDKVEVWFTGETASGKKVSSSRFTYTVAERPKADTLVVAEEGAAATQAQTYVAALKAAGHKAIVWDVATQGAPDALGVLGHFRTVVHYSGTGGPGNATQLQLRAYLNEGGRLIEAGEQAGGNVDLGEGTLSDDFSQYYLGAYSRTSTKGATGFTGAGGLDGFSGALGDAPGNPLDKAGTYGVTSDELAPATYPQFKSAGAGRFAGTVNPYGPYSGSAMAAAVHTDDAYKRLTRTVDLSGVTAAEKPALSTRLLWDTEPGYDHAVVEVHTVGADDWTTLPETGGATRTSVPSECGAGFLIAEHPWLKHYLTLGGNTCTATGTTGAWNSLTGSSAGWQQVGFDLSAYAGKTIEVSISYVTDPGSGGHGVLVDDASLVIGAAARETEGFETSLGAWKAAGPPEGSPAVLKDWTRTGTLFQTYGAVTTDDTVLLGFGLEQVPSAADRTALLRKALASLDK, translated from the coding sequence ATGAGACACAGAGCGAGATCGGTCCTCGGCGTCGCCGCGCTGCTCGTCGGCGCGGCGAGCCTCACGCCCGTCGCCCAGGCACAGAACGGCGGTTCCACCGGCGCCACCTCCGGCGACGGCTCCGAGGTCAAGGTCTACCGCGCGGAAGTGACCCGCGAGCAGGTGCCCCTGCTGCTCAAGGCGGGCCAGGACGCCCACGAACTCGGTGACCAGGTGGCCGGGAAGGGGAAGACGGCCGTCGAGGTCTACCTCACCGGCGAGCAGGCCGGGAAGCTGCGGAAGCAGGGGGTCGGCCTCACCGAGCACTCCCTCTCCGCCAAGGCCGAGACGCGCGTCGAGGACGCCGCGCAGGGCGTGTTCCGCCCCTACAGCGGCGGCGGCGGACTGAAGGAGGAGATCCTGCGGACCGCGCAGGCCAACCCCGGCCTCGCCAAGGTCGAGTCCATCGGGAAGACCGTCGGCGGCCAGGACATCCTCGCGCTCAAGCTGACCAGGAACGCGAAGACGTCGCGGGACGGCTCGAAGCCCTCCGTGCTGTACGTGTCCAACCAGCACGCGCGCGAGTGGATCACGCCGGAGATGACGCGGCGTCTGATGCACTACTACCTGGACCACTACAAGACGGACCGGCGCGTCAAGAAGATCGTCGACTCCACCGAACTGTGGTTCGTCCTCTCGGCCAACCCCGACGGCTACGACTACACCTTCCGGGACTCCGACACCCGCCTGTGGCGCAAGAACCTGCGGGACGTCAACGGCGACGGCGTCATCAGCACGGGCGACGGCGTCGACCTCAACCGCAACTTCCCCTACAAGTGGGGCTACGACGACGAGGGTTCGTCCCCCAACCCCACCAGTGAGACCTACCGCGGCGCGAGTCCGGAGTCCGAGCCCGAGACCAAGGCCCTGGACGCCTTCGAGAAGCGCGTCGGGTTCACCTACGGCATCAACTACCACTCCGCCGCCGAACTCCTCCTCTACGGGGTCGGCTGGCAGGTCGCCACCCCCACCCCGGACGACGTGCTCTACAAGGCGCTCGCCGGCACCCCCGACAACCCGGCGATCCCCGGCTACCACTCCCAGGTCTCCTCGGAGCTGTACACCACCAACGGCGAGGCGGACGGCCATGCCGGGAACGTCGACGGCATGGCGATGTTCACCCCCGAGATGTCGACCTGCCAGACCGCCTCGGACATCGACCCGGACGACGCCTGGAAGGCGGCCGACTGCCAGTCGGTCTTCAACTTCCCCGACGACGAGAAGCTGATCCAGCAGGAGTTCCAGAAGAACGTCCCGTTCGCGCTGTCGGTCGCCGAGACCGCCGCCCACCCGGACCGGCCGGCCTCCGCCGTCGGACTGAGCGCCGCCGACTTCACCCCGGCCGCGTTCTCCACGTCGTACTCCCGCGGCGCCGACCAGGAGGTCTCGGTCGTCGCCCGCAAGGCGGTCCGGGACAAGGAGCTGAAGTACCGCGTGAACGGCGGCCGTACGCTCGACCAGGCGCTCAAGGCCTGGAAGGGCGGCGAGACGTACGGCGGCGCGGACCATCTGTACTTCGACGAGTACCGGGCCAAGGTTCAGGACGGCGTGCCGGGCGACAAGGTCGAGGTCTGGTTCACCGGCGAGACCGCGAGCGGCAAGAAGGTCTCCAGCTCCCGCTTCACCTACACCGTCGCCGAGCGGCCGAAGGCGGACACCCTCGTCGTCGCCGAGGAGGGTGCGGCCGCCACTCAGGCGCAGACGTACGTGGCCGCGCTCAAGGCGGCCGGGCACAAGGCGATCGTGTGGGACGTGGCCACCCAGGGCGCCCCGGACGCGCTCGGCGTGCTGGGGCACTTCAGGACCGTCGTGCACTACTCGGGCACCGGCGGTCCGGGCAACGCCACCCAGCTCCAGCTGCGTGCCTACCTCAACGAGGGCGGCCGGCTGATCGAGGCCGGTGAGCAGGCCGGCGGCAACGTCGACCTCGGCGAGGGCACCCTGTCCGACGACTTCAGCCAGTACTACCTGGGCGCCTACAGCCGTACGTCCACCAAGGGCGCCACCGGCTTCACCGGCGCGGGCGGCCTCGACGGCTTCTCCGGCGCTCTCGGTGACGCACCCGGCAACCCGCTCGACAAGGCCGGCACCTACGGCGTCACCTCCGACGAGCTGGCCCCCGCCACCTACCCGCAGTTCAAGAGCGCCGGCGCGGGCCGCTTCGCCGGAACCGTCAACCCCTACGGGCCGTACAGCGGCTCCGCCATGGCCGCCGCCGTCCACACCGACGACGCCTACAAGCGCCTGACCCGCACCGTCGACCTCAGCGGTGTCACCGCCGCCGAGAAGCCGGCCCTGAGCACCCGGCTGCTGTGGGACACCGAGCCCGGCTACGACCACGCGGTCGTCGAGGTCCACACCGTGGGCGCCGACGACTGGACGACCCTGCCGGAGACGGGCGGGGCCACGCGCACGTCCGTGCCGTCCGAGTGCGGGGCCGGGTTCCTGATCGCCGAGCACCCGTGGCTCAAGCACTATCTGACGCTCGGCGGCAACACCTGCACCGCGACCGGGACCACCGGCGCGTGGAACAGCCTCACCGGCAGCTCGGCGGGCTGGCAGCAGGTGGGCTTCGACCTGAGCGCGTACGCGGGCAAGACCATCGAGGTGTCGATCAGCTACGTCACGGACCCGGGCAGCGGCGGGCACGGCGTCCTCGTCGACGACGCCTCGCTCGTCATCGGCGCGGCCGCCAGGGAGACGGAGGGCTTCGAGACGTCCCTGGGCGCCTGGAAGGCGGCCGGCCCCCCCGAGGGCAGCCCGGCGGTGCTGAAGGACTGGACGCGCACCGGCACCCTCTTCCAGACCTACGGAGCCGTCACGACCGACGACACCGTGCTGCTCGGATTCGGGCTGGAACAGGTGCCGTCGGCGGCCGACCGGACGGCTCTGCTGCGCAAGGCACTGGCCTCACTCGACAAGTGA
- the whiA gene encoding DNA-binding protein WhiA, with the protein MAMTAAVKDEISRLPVTRTCCRKAEVSAILRFAGGLHLVSGRIVIEAELDTAMAARRLKRDILEIFGHSSELIVMAPGGLRRGSRYVVRVVAGGDQLARQTGLVDGRGRPIRGLPPQVVSGATCDAEAAWRGAFLAHGSLTEPGRSSSLEVTCPGPEAALALVGAARRLAIAAKAREVRGVDRVVVRDGDAIGALLTRLGAHESVLAWEERRMRREVRATANRLANFDDANLRRSARAAVAAGARVQRALEILADEVPEHLAAAGRLRMEHKQASLEELGALADPPLTKDAVAGRIRRLLAMADKRASDLGIPSTEANLSEDLAENLAG; encoded by the coding sequence ATGGCGATGACGGCAGCGGTGAAGGACGAGATCTCCCGGCTCCCCGTCACCCGGACCTGCTGCAGGAAGGCGGAGGTCTCCGCCATTCTGCGTTTCGCCGGCGGCCTGCATCTGGTGAGCGGGCGCATCGTGATCGAGGCCGAGCTGGACACCGCGATGGCGGCACGCCGGCTCAAGCGGGACATCCTGGAGATCTTCGGCCACAGTTCCGAGCTGATCGTGATGGCACCCGGCGGCCTGCGCCGCGGCTCGCGCTACGTCGTGCGCGTGGTCGCCGGCGGGGACCAGCTGGCCCGCCAGACCGGCCTCGTCGACGGCCGGGGGCGCCCGATCCGCGGTCTGCCCCCGCAGGTGGTCTCCGGGGCCACGTGCGACGCGGAGGCGGCCTGGCGCGGGGCGTTCCTGGCACACGGCTCGCTCACCGAGCCGGGCCGCTCCTCCTCCCTGGAGGTGACCTGCCCGGGCCCGGAGGCCGCGCTCGCGCTGGTCGGCGCCGCCCGCAGACTCGCCATCGCCGCCAAGGCCCGTGAGGTCCGCGGGGTCGACCGGGTCGTCGTACGCGACGGCGACGCGATCGGCGCCCTGCTCACCCGGCTCGGGGCGCACGAGTCCGTGCTGGCCTGGGAGGAGCGGCGGATGCGCCGTGAGGTGCGGGCCACCGCCAACCGGCTCGCCAACTTCGACGACGCCAACCTGCGCCGCTCGGCCCGGGCCGCGGTGGCCGCGGGTGCCCGTGTCCAGCGGGCCCTGGAGATCCTCGCGGACGAGGTTCCCGAGCACCTCGCGGCCGCCGGGCGGCTGCGCATGGAGCACAAGCAGGCCTCCCTGGAGGAGCTGGGCGCGCTCGCCGACCCGCCGCTGACCAAGGACGCGGTCGCCGGCCGGATCCGCCGACTGCTGGCGATGGCCGACAAGCGCGCCTCCGACCTGGGCATCCCCAGCACGGAGGCGAACCTGTCCGAGGATCTGGCGGAGAACTTGGCCGGCTGA
- a CDS encoding gluconeogenesis factor YvcK family protein has product MTERTRRLGRLRRMVPEGRSSRAAAEARAARPAEARGGRPRRRGTQPKVVALGGGMGLSASLAALRRITGDLTAVVTVADDGGSSGRLRDELGVLPPGDLRKALAALCGDDDWGQTWSRVIQHRFQSQGDLHDHAVGNVLIVALWEQLGDHVQALDLVGKLLGAHGRVLPMSAVPLELQALVKGHDPERPEDVDTVRGQATVALTPGEVQSVHLVPNDPPAVPEAVAAVLDADWVVLGPGSWFSSVIPHLLVPELLDALTQTKARKVLSLNLAPQPGETEGFSPQRHLEVLGRHAPKLALDVVLADEAAVPDRDSLTEAAKRLGAAVELAPVARTDGSPRHDPELLAAAYDRIFRMHGRIGPWR; this is encoded by the coding sequence ATGACGGAACGTACACGGCGGCTCGGCAGGCTGCGCCGGATGGTGCCGGAGGGACGCTCGAGCCGTGCCGCGGCCGAGGCCCGCGCGGCCCGCCCCGCCGAGGCCCGCGGCGGCCGCCCCCGCCGCCGCGGCACCCAGCCGAAGGTGGTCGCCCTCGGCGGCGGCATGGGCCTGTCGGCCTCCCTCGCCGCGCTGCGCCGGATCACCGGTGACCTCACCGCCGTGGTCACGGTGGCCGACGACGGGGGCTCCAGCGGGCGCCTGCGCGACGAACTGGGCGTGCTGCCGCCCGGCGACCTGCGCAAGGCGCTGGCCGCGCTGTGCGGCGACGACGACTGGGGCCAGACCTGGTCCCGGGTCATCCAGCACCGCTTCCAGTCGCAGGGCGACCTGCACGACCACGCGGTCGGCAACGTGCTGATCGTCGCGCTGTGGGAACAGCTCGGCGACCATGTGCAGGCCCTGGACCTGGTCGGCAAGCTGCTCGGCGCGCACGGGCGGGTGCTGCCCATGTCCGCCGTACCCCTGGAGCTGCAGGCCCTGGTCAAGGGCCACGACCCGGAGCGGCCGGAGGACGTGGACACCGTCCGCGGCCAGGCCACCGTGGCCCTCACCCCGGGCGAGGTGCAGTCCGTGCACCTCGTGCCGAACGATCCGCCGGCCGTCCCCGAGGCCGTCGCCGCCGTCCTGGACGCGGACTGGGTGGTGCTCGGCCCCGGCTCCTGGTTCTCCTCGGTCATCCCGCACCTGCTCGTCCCGGAGCTGCTGGACGCCCTCACCCAGACGAAGGCCCGTAAGGTCCTGTCCCTGAACCTCGCGCCGCAGCCGGGAGAAACCGAGGGCTTCTCCCCGCAGCGTCATTTGGAGGTTTTGGGGCGACACGCCCCTAAACTCGCCCTGGACGTGGTGCTGGCCGACGAGGCCGCCGTGCCCGACCGTGACTCACTCACCGAAGCCGCCAAACGGCTGGGAGCCGCGGTCGAGCTGGCGCCCGTGGCACGGACCGACGGAAGCCCCCGGCACGATCCGGAGCTGTTGGCCGCCGCGTACGACCGTATTTTTCGGATGCATGGAAGGATCGGCCCATGGCGATGA
- the rapZ gene encoding RNase adapter RapZ: MTEHDAQPTAGREQAPAGEPRQAAQENGAQVSTDVTPAGAPETAIPELVIISGMSGAGRSTAAKCLEDLGWFVVDNLPPALIPTMVELGARSQGNVARIAVVVDVRGRRFFDNLRESLADLETKHVTRRIVFLESSDEALVRRFESVRRPHPLQGDGRIVDGIAAERELLRELRGDADLVIDTSSLNVHELRAKMDAQFAGEEEPELRATVMSFGFKYGLPVDADLVADMRFLPNPHWVPELRPYTGLNEEVAAYVFNQPGAKEFLDRYAELLRLIAAGYRREGKRYVTIAIGCTGGKHRSVAMSEKLAARLAAEGVETVVVHRDMGRE, translated from the coding sequence ATGACCGAGCACGACGCACAGCCCACAGCGGGCCGAGAACAGGCTCCCGCGGGGGAGCCGCGGCAGGCGGCCCAGGAAAACGGAGCACAGGTGAGTACGGACGTCACACCGGCCGGGGCCCCGGAAACGGCCATCCCCGAGCTGGTGATCATCTCCGGCATGTCCGGAGCGGGCCGCTCGACCGCGGCGAAGTGCCTGGAGGACCTCGGCTGGTTCGTCGTCGACAACCTCCCGCCGGCGCTGATCCCCACCATGGTGGAGCTGGGCGCCCGCTCCCAGGGCAACGTGGCGCGGATCGCGGTCGTCGTCGACGTGCGCGGCCGGCGCTTCTTCGACAACCTGCGCGAGTCCCTCGCCGACCTGGAGACCAAGCACGTCACCCGGCGCATCGTCTTCCTGGAGTCCTCCGACGAGGCCCTGGTGCGCCGCTTCGAGTCGGTGCGCCGCCCGCACCCCCTCCAGGGCGACGGCCGCATCGTCGACGGCATCGCCGCCGAGCGCGAGCTGCTGCGCGAGCTGCGCGGCGACGCCGACCTGGTGATCGACACCTCCAGCCTCAACGTGCACGAACTGCGGGCCAAGATGGACGCCCAGTTCGCCGGCGAGGAGGAGCCCGAGCTGCGGGCCACCGTGATGTCCTTCGGCTTCAAGTACGGCCTGCCCGTCGACGCCGACCTGGTCGCGGACATGCGGTTCCTGCCCAACCCGCACTGGGTCCCGGAGCTGCGCCCGTACACCGGGCTCAACGAGGAGGTCGCCGCCTACGTCTTCAACCAGCCCGGCGCCAAGGAGTTCCTGGACCGGTACGCCGAGCTGCTGCGGCTGATCGCCGCCGGCTACCGGCGCGAGGGCAAGCGGTATGTGACCATCGCCATCGGCTGTACCGGCGGTAAGCACCGCTCGGTCGCGATGTCGGAGAAACTCGCCGCGCGCCTCGCGGCCGAGGGTGTGGAGACGGTGGTCGTACACCGGGACATGGGACGGGAATGA
- the uvrC gene encoding excinuclease ABC subunit UvrC, translating to MADPSSYRPRPGEIPDSPGVYRFRDEHRRVIYVGKAKSLRQRLANYFQDLANLHPRTRTMVTTAASVEWTVVSTEVEALQLEYSWIKEYDPRFNVKYRDDKSYPYLAVTMNEEFPRVQVMRGHKKKGVRYFGPYGHAWAIRDTVDLLLRVFPVRTCSAGVFKNAARTGRPCLLGYIGKCSAPCVGRVTPEEHRELADDFCDFMAGRTGTYLRRLENRMTEAADEMEYERAGRLRDDIGALKKAMEKSAVVLADATDADLIAVAEDELEAAVQIFHVRGGRVRGQRGWVTDKVEEVTTGGLVEHALQQLYGEETGDAVPKEVLVPALPEPVEPVQEWLTGRRGANVSLRIPQRGDKKALMETVQRNALQALALHKTKRASDLTTRSRALEEIAEALDLDAAPLRIECYDISHLQGDDVVASMVVFEDGLQRKGEYRRFQIKGFAGQDDVRSMHEVITRRFRRYLAEKERTGEWADDEAAPAEGAAPLDGSRPLGGGQPLDGTTPAGGPDTPADSPALLDGDVLAHSLKDDDGRPRKFAYPPQLVVVDGGQPQVAAARRALDELGIDDIAVCGLAKRLEEVWVPGEDDPVVLPRTSEGLYLLQRVRDEAHRFAITYQRAKRAKRLRSGPLDDVPGLGDTRKQALIKHFGSVKKLRSATIEQIQEVPGIGRKTAETIAAALARAVPAAPAVNTATGEIIEDEEPGTTGGSPEEPVTAGVPDERRGQQT from the coding sequence ATGGCCGACCCCTCCAGCTACCGCCCCAGGCCGGGTGAGATCCCGGACTCTCCCGGGGTGTACCGATTCCGCGACGAGCACCGCCGGGTGATCTACGTCGGAAAGGCGAAAAGCCTGCGCCAGCGCCTGGCGAACTACTTCCAGGACCTGGCGAACCTGCACCCGCGCACCCGGACGATGGTGACCACCGCCGCGTCCGTGGAGTGGACCGTGGTGTCCACGGAGGTCGAGGCGCTCCAGCTGGAGTACTCCTGGATCAAGGAGTACGACCCCCGGTTCAACGTCAAGTACCGCGACGACAAGAGCTACCCCTACCTCGCGGTCACGATGAACGAGGAGTTCCCGCGCGTGCAGGTGATGCGCGGTCACAAGAAGAAGGGCGTCCGGTACTTCGGCCCGTACGGCCACGCGTGGGCCATCCGGGACACCGTGGACCTGCTGTTGCGCGTCTTCCCGGTGCGCACCTGCTCGGCCGGTGTCTTCAAGAACGCCGCCCGCACCGGCCGTCCCTGCCTGCTGGGCTACATCGGCAAGTGCTCCGCCCCCTGTGTGGGCCGGGTCACCCCCGAGGAGCACCGGGAGCTGGCCGACGACTTCTGCGACTTCATGGCCGGCCGCACCGGCACCTACCTCCGCCGTCTGGAGAACCGGATGACGGAGGCGGCCGACGAGATGGAGTACGAGCGGGCGGGCCGCCTGCGCGACGACATCGGGGCCCTGAAGAAGGCCATGGAGAAGAGCGCGGTCGTGCTCGCCGACGCGACCGACGCCGACCTCATCGCCGTCGCCGAGGACGAGCTGGAGGCGGCCGTCCAGATCTTCCACGTCCGCGGCGGGCGGGTGCGCGGCCAGCGCGGCTGGGTCACCGACAAGGTCGAGGAGGTCACCACCGGCGGCCTCGTCGAGCACGCTCTCCAGCAGCTCTACGGCGAGGAGACCGGGGACGCCGTCCCCAAGGAGGTCCTGGTCCCGGCGCTGCCCGAGCCGGTCGAACCGGTCCAGGAGTGGCTGACCGGCCGCCGCGGGGCGAACGTCTCGCTGCGCATCCCGCAGCGCGGCGACAAGAAGGCGCTGATGGAGACCGTGCAGCGCAACGCCCTGCAGGCCCTCGCCCTGCACAAGACCAAGCGCGCCTCCGACCTGACCACACGCTCGCGCGCCCTGGAGGAGATCGCCGAGGCCCTCGACCTCGACGCCGCTCCGCTCCGGATCGAGTGCTACGACATCTCGCACCTGCAGGGTGACGACGTGGTGGCCTCCATGGTCGTCTTCGAGGACGGCCTCCAGCGCAAGGGCGAGTACCGCCGCTTCCAGATCAAGGGCTTCGCCGGCCAGGACGACGTCCGCTCCATGCACGAGGTGATCACCCGCCGCTTCCGTCGCTACCTCGCCGAGAAGGAGAGGACGGGGGAGTGGGCCGACGACGAGGCCGCCCCGGCCGAAGGCGCCGCGCCCCTCGACGGCAGCCGGCCCCTTGGCGGCGGCCAGCCCCTCGACGGCACCACGCCCGCCGGCGGCCCGGACACGCCCGCCGACAGCCCCGCGCTCCTCGACGGCGACGTACTCGCCCACTCCCTCAAGGACGACGACGGCCGCCCCAGGAAGTTCGCCTATCCGCCCCAGCTCGTCGTGGTCGACGGCGGACAGCCACAGGTGGCGGCGGCCCGGCGCGCCCTGGACGAGCTGGGCATCGACGACATCGCCGTGTGCGGCCTCGCCAAGCGCCTGGAGGAGGTCTGGGTGCCCGGCGAGGACGACCCGGTGGTCCTGCCCCGCACCAGCGAGGGCCTCTACCTCCTCCAGCGCGTCCGTGACGAGGCCCACCGCTTCGCCATCACCTACCAGCGCGCCAAGCGCGCCAAGCGCCTGCGCTCCGGTCCCCTGGACGACGTGCCCGGCCTCGGCGACACCCGCAAACAGGCGCTCATCAAGCATTTCGGCTCGGTGAAGAAGCTGCGGTCCGCCACAATCGAGCAGATCCAGGAGGTGCCCGGCATAGGCCGCAAGACGGCCGAGACCATCGCCGCGGCCCTCGCCCGGGCGGTCCCGGCCGCACCTGCCGTGAACACGGCGACCGGAGAGATCATCGAGGACGAGGAACCCGGCACGACGGGGGGTTCCCCGGAGGAGCCCGTCACCGCGGGCGTCCCGGACGAACGACGGGGGCAGCAGACATGA